From Nerophis lumbriciformis linkage group LG13, RoL_Nlum_v2.1, whole genome shotgun sequence, one genomic window encodes:
- the mid1ip1b gene encoding mid1-interacting protein 1-B, with translation MMQLTRARKQKHSLLSSMNHFIGAVNNMDQTVMVPSLLMDVPLDEDTAMAHLKSDVDDMYSHYQLLKSLRWDMESGSSSGEQRRKEGLRRAASASSTSSSLLSSSEEDEDDLQKLFQFHLAGLQGVLSKLTLKADSLTRCYRQRVGV, from the coding sequence ATGATGCAGCTCACCAGAGCGCGCAAACAGAAACACTCCCTCCTCAGCTCCATGAACCATTTCATCGGGGCCGTCAACAACATGGACCAGACCGTCATGGTGCCCAGCCTGCTGATGGACGTCCCCTTGGACGAGGACACGGCGATGGCCCACTTAAAGTCTGACGTGGACGACATGTACAGCCACTACCAGCTGCTCAAGTCCCTTCGCTGGGACATGGAGTCGGGGTCGAGCAGCGGCGAGCAGAGGCGCAAGGAGGGCTTGAGGCGCGCCGCGTCCGCCTCCTCCACGTCTTCCTCCCTGCTGTCCTCCTCTGAAGAGGATGAAGATGACTTGCAGAAGCTGTTCCAGTTCCACCTGGCTGGCCTGCAAGGGGTGCTGTCCAAGCTCACCTTAAAGGCCGACTCTCTCACCAGGTGCTACAGGCAGAGAGTCGGCGTTTGA